One stretch of Halapricum desulfuricans DNA includes these proteins:
- a CDS encoding DUF373 family protein — protein MTTLVVCIDRGGAVTGDAEAPVVGWEAVESLVTDFGVDDPEDSQVNCLLESLRVARDLEDSGDDAVVAVLSGVGDPVSIDRAVARQTDQLVEEYDPGSAVVVVDSAEDERLAPIIESRITVDAIDRVVVRQARDIESTYYLLKQLLGDEELRETVFVPVGAALIVFPVLLLVGSVAVAFGAIAAVFGTFLLYKGLGIDELLETAPAQIKQALYSGQVALVTYVVAAGLALIGVFAGLLGVSSMSTDAPLLVGMRFVYDAIPWVTGAALAASTGRLVDEFIRGETVHSAFLNLPFGAVAVGLVVRGITAYFLTRGETMDPVTVPTVELGPLLIAETTLEPGVELAVYLVAGVLVSLLGVRFAAYLNATSADEPQTVNE, from the coding sequence GTGACAACGCTGGTCGTCTGCATCGATCGGGGGGGTGCGGTCACGGGCGACGCCGAGGCCCCCGTCGTCGGGTGGGAGGCCGTCGAGTCGCTGGTCACCGATTTCGGAGTCGACGACCCGGAAGACAGTCAGGTGAACTGCCTGCTGGAGTCGCTGCGGGTCGCCCGCGATCTGGAAGACAGCGGCGACGACGCGGTCGTCGCGGTGCTCTCGGGCGTCGGCGATCCGGTGAGCATCGACCGCGCCGTCGCCCGACAGACCGACCAGCTCGTCGAGGAGTACGACCCGGGATCGGCCGTCGTGGTCGTCGACAGTGCGGAAGACGAACGACTGGCACCGATCATCGAGAGCCGGATCACCGTCGACGCCATCGACCGGGTCGTCGTCCGGCAGGCCCGGGACATCGAATCGACCTACTACCTGCTCAAGCAACTGCTCGGCGACGAAGAACTCCGCGAGACGGTGTTCGTTCCGGTCGGGGCGGCACTGATCGTCTTTCCGGTGCTGTTGCTCGTCGGGAGCGTCGCCGTCGCGTTCGGAGCGATCGCAGCCGTCTTCGGCACGTTCCTCCTCTACAAGGGGCTGGGTATCGACGAGTTGCTTGAAACGGCCCCGGCACAGATCAAGCAGGCGCTGTACTCGGGACAAGTCGCGCTTGTCACTTACGTTGTCGCGGCGGGACTGGCGCTGATCGGCGTCTTCGCCGGCCTGCTGGGCGTCTCGTCGATGTCGACCGACGCACCGTTGCTGGTGGGGATGCGGTTCGTCTACGACGCGATTCCCTGGGTTACGGGTGCGGCACTGGCGGCCAGCACCGGCCGGCTCGTCGACGAGTTCATCCGGGGCGAGACCGTCCACAGCGCGTTCCTGAACCTGCCCTTCGGCGCGGTCGCGGTCGGGCTGGTCGTCCGGGGGATCACGGCGTATTTCCTCACGCGCGGCGAAACGATGGACCCGGTCACTGTTCCGACCGTCGAGCTCGGACCGCTTTTGATCGCCGAGACGACGCTCGAACCGGGCGTCGAACTCGCCGTCTATCTGGTCGCCGGCGTGCTCGTGAGCCTGCTCGGCGTCCGCTTTGCTGCGTACCTGAACGCCACGAGCGCCGATGAACCGCAAACTGTGAACGAATAG
- a CDS encoding metallophosphoesterase family protein — protein sequence MKVAIISDSHIPSRAHAIPPWARRSIREADHVIHAGDFDSTKALADVRDLATRLTAVGGNMDPHGLGLSDVETVRLGGVTFVVTHGTGSRRDYEERVARVVRDQGVDDPFVGVAGHTHQLLDTTVDGVRLLNPGSVTGAAPAEEATMLTAEVGGGELAVTVRRE from the coding sequence ATGAAAGTCGCGATCATCAGCGATTCGCATATCCCCTCGCGTGCACACGCCATCCCGCCGTGGGCGCGCCGGTCCATCCGGGAGGCCGATCACGTGATCCACGCGGGCGATTTCGACTCGACGAAGGCGCTGGCGGACGTGCGCGACCTCGCCACGCGACTCACGGCCGTCGGCGGGAACATGGACCCACACGGGCTCGGTCTGTCGGACGTCGAGACCGTTCGACTCGGCGGCGTCACGTTCGTCGTGACCCACGGAACGGGGAGCCGTCGAGATTACGAGGAGCGCGTCGCCCGGGTCGTCCGCGATCAGGGCGTCGACGACCCCTTCGTCGGCGTCGCCGGACACACCCACCAGCTGCTGGATACGACCGTCGATGGCGTCCGCCTGCTCAACCCCGGCAGCGTCACCGGGGCCGCCCCGGCCGAGGAGGCGACGATGCTGACCGCCGAAGTCGGCGGCGGCGAACTGGCCGTGACCGTTCGCCGAGAGTAG
- the ilvD gene encoding dihydroxy-acid dehydratase → MPDDHLTSEKDDALRSAEVTEGVDRAPHRSLFRAAGLSDEEIHNPHIGIANSWNEIVPGHVHLDELAEYVKEGVRDAGGTPLEFNTIAVDDGIAMGHEGMRSSLPSREVIADSVELMANAHQFDGIVALASCDKIVPGMLMAIARLDIPAIVVTGGHMEAGEHDGDPVDLVDVFEGVSQHAEGEMDDDELYQLECTACPGEGSCAGMFTANTMACVTETLGLSWTECATYGATDDRKRDIAYESGKRILDLVERDVRPSEFLTRESFENAVTVDLALGGSTNTMLHLPAIAQEAGLDLTLTDFEEIAERTPHLAHMSPAGPWRMEHLRDDGGLPALYHRLDDLLHLDTPTVDGRTIGGRMADRQPGGRVIRDRDDPVHEEGGLAVLRGNLAPEGSVVKAGAMDDSMRQFEGSARVYESQRAMLDAYDAGEIEQGDVVVIRYEGPKGGPGMPEMLEPTSKISGSPALSGEVALLTDGRFSGGTRGAAIGHISPEAAAGGPIALVEDGDTIRIDVDTGELTLDVSPDELRARAAEWEPPEIDASGVIERFAALATSAATGGVLEAPELAAPDIRLEESSGRAVTGDDW, encoded by the coding sequence ATGCCCGACGACCACCTGACCTCGGAGAAAGACGACGCTCTCCGGAGTGCGGAAGTGACCGAAGGCGTCGACCGCGCGCCACACCGGTCGCTGTTTCGCGCCGCGGGGCTGAGCGACGAAGAGATCCACAACCCACACATCGGGATCGCAAACTCCTGGAACGAGATCGTGCCCGGCCACGTCCACCTCGACGAGTTGGCCGAGTACGTCAAGGAAGGCGTCCGCGATGCCGGCGGGACGCCGCTTGAGTTCAACACGATCGCCGTCGACGACGGGATCGCGATGGGCCACGAGGGGATGCGGTCCTCGCTGCCCTCCAGAGAGGTGATCGCCGATTCCGTCGAGTTGATGGCCAACGCCCACCAGTTCGACGGGATCGTCGCGCTCGCCTCGTGTGACAAGATCGTTCCCGGAATGCTGATGGCGATCGCCCGGCTCGACATCCCGGCGATCGTCGTCACCGGCGGCCATATGGAGGCCGGCGAGCACGACGGCGACCCCGTCGATCTGGTCGACGTCTTCGAGGGCGTCAGCCAGCACGCCGAGGGGGAGATGGACGACGACGAGCTCTACCAGCTCGAGTGTACGGCCTGTCCCGGCGAGGGCTCCTGTGCGGGGATGTTCACCGCGAACACGATGGCCTGCGTCACGGAGACGCTCGGGCTGTCCTGGACCGAGTGTGCGACCTACGGGGCGACCGACGACCGAAAGCGCGACATCGCCTACGAGAGCGGCAAGCGGATCCTCGATCTCGTCGAGAGAGACGTTCGGCCCTCGGAGTTTCTCACCCGGGAGAGCTTCGAGAACGCCGTCACGGTCGATCTCGCGCTCGGCGGCTCGACCAACACGATGCTCCACCTGCCGGCGATCGCTCAGGAGGCGGGGCTGGACCTGACGCTGACCGACTTCGAGGAGATCGCCGAACGGACCCCCCACCTCGCGCACATGAGTCCCGCGGGCCCCTGGCGGATGGAACACCTGCGCGACGACGGTGGCCTCCCGGCGCTGTACCACCGGCTCGACGACCTGCTTCATCTCGATACGCCGACGGTCGACGGCCGGACGATCGGCGGTCGGATGGCCGATCGCCAGCCCGGCGGGCGAGTCATCCGCGACCGTGACGACCCCGTCCACGAGGAGGGTGGGCTCGCAGTCCTCCGTGGCAACCTCGCCCCGGAGGGGTCGGTCGTCAAGGCCGGCGCGATGGACGACTCGATGCGCCAGTTCGAGGGGTCGGCACGAGTGTACGAGTCACAGCGTGCGATGCTCGACGCCTACGACGCGGGCGAGATCGAACAGGGCGACGTGGTCGTGATCCGTTATGAGGGTCCCAAAGGAGGGCCGGGCATGCCCGAGATGCTCGAACCGACCTCGAAGATCAGCGGGTCGCCCGCGCTCTCGGGCGAGGTCGCCCTGTTGACTGACGGCCGGTTCTCCGGGGGGACTCGCGGCGCGGCGATCGGTCACATCAGCCCGGAAGCGGCCGCTGGCGGGCCGATCGCGCTAGTCGAGGACGGCGACACGATCCGGATCGACGTCGACACGGGCGAGCTGACGCTCGACGTTTCACCGGACGAACTCCGAGCTCGCGCAGCCGAGTGGGAACCGCCGGAGATCGACGCGAGTGGCGTCATCGAGCGGTTCGCCGCGCTCGCGACCAGCGCCGCGACCGGCGGCGTCCTCGAAGCGCCGGAGCTGGCCGCGCCGGACATTCGGCTCGAGGAATCGTCCGGTCGTGCTGTGACAGGCGACGACTGGTGA
- a CDS encoding iron transporter has protein sequence MNRRTFLQAGAVGLAGGLAGCSDLFAQRSTARIPPVLDDRPDAVYRPTHIEGMNMIGTETVGDRTVGLFYSFPHRFWTVAGSTSRVEIQDAHSVHLMASIWDRETETVVPVLDRPQFAVSRDGDSVDEKRAWPMLSQNMGFHFGENIALDGDGTYTVDVEVLPLGIETVGAFDGRFGSEHTATFSFDFAESDLEEITFEQFPDTAGERAAVAPMEMKMPLSYAPRVEELPGSPETVGSVGDAELVATVVEETLIVSPRTPYNRFSIPGFPLSATVESVGFDDSLTSAIGPTLGAHYRADLGGAPSSGDTVTITVDGPNSLSRHEGYETAFLERGSVSTTL, from the coding sequence ATGAACCGACGCACGTTCCTGCAGGCGGGGGCCGTCGGCCTCGCCGGCGGGCTAGCCGGCTGTAGCGACCTGTTCGCGCAGCGATCGACGGCTCGTATCCCGCCCGTCCTCGACGATCGACCCGACGCTGTCTACCGGCCGACGCACATCGAGGGTATGAACATGATCGGGACCGAGACCGTCGGCGACCGCACTGTCGGCCTCTTTTACTCGTTTCCCCACCGGTTCTGGACGGTCGCCGGGAGCACCAGCCGCGTCGAGATCCAGGACGCCCACAGTGTCCACCTGATGGCTTCGATCTGGGACCGGGAGACCGAGACGGTCGTTCCGGTGCTGGATCGACCGCAGTTTGCCGTCTCCCGGGACGGCGACAGCGTCGACGAAAAGCGCGCCTGGCCGATGCTCAGCCAGAACATGGGCTTTCACTTCGGGGAAAATATCGCGCTCGACGGTGACGGCACCTACACCGTCGACGTCGAGGTCCTGCCACTCGGGATCGAAACTGTCGGCGCGTTCGACGGTCGCTTCGGGTCCGAACACACGGCGACGTTCTCGTTCGACTTTGCCGAGAGCGATCTCGAGGAGATCACTTTCGAACAATTCCCCGACACGGCCGGCGAGCGCGCGGCCGTCGCTCCCATGGAGATGAAGATGCCGCTGTCGTATGCACCCCGTGTCGAGGAGTTGCCCGGATCGCCGGAGACCGTCGGCAGCGTCGGCGACGCCGAGCTCGTCGCGACCGTCGTCGAGGAGACGCTGATCGTCTCCCCGCGGACGCCGTACAACCGCTTTTCGATTCCCGGGTTTCCGCTGTCGGCGACTGTCGAAAGCGTGGGGTTCGACGATTCCCTCACGAGCGCTATCGGGCCGACGCTCGGCGCGCACTATCGCGCCGACCTCGGCGGCGCGCCTTCGAGTGGCGACACCGTAACGATAACCGTCGACGGGCCGAACTCGCTGTCCCGCCACGAGGGCTACGAGACGGCGTTTCTCGAGCGCGGGTCGGTCTCGACGACGCTGTAA
- a CDS encoding metallophosphoesterase, translating into MLVALGDTHGDRSHRLDGRTLSAVREAEHVCHAGDFTTERVYEAIAEEAGRERDATALSAVAGNSDEPDLAARLPETLTVEYAGWTVVLTHGHDRDDTSLSLLARQEDADVVVVGHTHRPAIERTPHCLIVNPGSHADPRGNRPAHGELTQDDDELVIELRTPDGERLAAQTLSDGRNGHSVR; encoded by the coding sequence ATGCTCGTCGCACTCGGCGACACCCACGGGGACCGATCACACAGGCTCGACGGCCGCACGCTGAGCGCCGTCCGAGAGGCCGAACACGTCTGTCACGCCGGGGATTTCACGACCGAACGCGTCTACGAGGCGATCGCCGAAGAAGCAGGCCGCGAACGGGACGCCACAGCGCTGTCCGCGGTTGCGGGCAACAGCGACGAGCCCGACCTCGCGGCGCGTCTCCCGGAGACGCTGACGGTCGAATATGCGGGTTGGACGGTCGTCCTCACGCACGGCCACGACCGCGACGACACGTCACTGTCGCTGCTGGCCAGACAGGAGGACGCAGACGTCGTCGTCGTCGGCCACACTCATCGACCCGCGATCGAGCGGACGCCCCACTGCCTGATTGTCAACCCCGGCAGTCACGCCGACCCCCGAGGCAACCGACCCGCTCACGGAGAACTGACACAGGACGACGACGAACTCGTGATCGAACTTCGAACACCCGACGGCGAGCGACTGGCGGCACAGACGCTGTCGGACGGTCGAAACGGACACTCGGTACGATGA
- a CDS encoding NUDIX domain-containing protein — protein sequence MDEREVVTCFLHNDGEVLLVRRSADAESYPGRWATVTGYLAPERGAPPDEPATAARREINEETGLPDSSLVRRGEAFAVEDARLGTRWRVHPFLFETGTREIDPNWELQEYEWAHATEIRRRETVPDLWRSYDSVRPTVESVAADDEHGSARLSVRALEVLRDEAALASDWNAVADVARELLAARPSMAVVANRINRAMSEASERAPGAVERAAREEIDRAVETDRAAAGVAASRIEGARVCTLSRSGTVERALELAGPEAVLIAESRPGGEGVGVAESLASSHDVTLTSDAALPGQLGAFEADAVVVGADTILPDRVLNKVGTYGLALAAAARDIPVYVVASADKVTPDDEIEIEPSPATLYDGDANLTLANPLFEETPIELCAEMCTERGALDSDGVAEVATRHRSLREW from the coding sequence ATGGACGAACGCGAGGTCGTCACGTGCTTTCTGCACAACGACGGTGAGGTCCTGCTCGTTCGCCGCAGCGCCGACGCCGAGTCGTATCCCGGCCGATGGGCGACGGTCACCGGCTATCTCGCGCCCGAACGGGGCGCGCCGCCCGACGAACCGGCAACAGCTGCACGGCGCGAGATTAACGAGGAGACCGGCCTCCCCGACTCGTCGCTCGTTCGGCGCGGCGAGGCGTTCGCGGTCGAAGACGCCCGGCTGGGGACGCGCTGGCGCGTCCATCCGTTCCTGTTCGAGACCGGGACGCGCGAAATCGACCCGAACTGGGAACTCCAGGAATACGAGTGGGCCCATGCGACCGAGATTCGGCGCCGGGAGACGGTACCAGACCTGTGGCGCTCCTATGACAGCGTTCGCCCGACGGTCGAGAGCGTCGCGGCCGACGACGAACACGGATCGGCCCGGCTGTCGGTGCGCGCGCTTGAAGTGCTACGCGACGAGGCCGCGCTGGCAAGCGACTGGAACGCTGTCGCCGACGTCGCTCGCGAGTTGCTCGCCGCCCGTCCGTCGATGGCAGTCGTCGCGAACCGGATCAACCGCGCGATGAGCGAGGCGAGCGAGCGCGCGCCGGGAGCCGTCGAACGAGCGGCCCGCGAGGAGATTGACCGTGCCGTTGAGACCGACCGAGCAGCTGCCGGCGTCGCCGCGTCGCGGATCGAGGGCGCGCGAGTCTGTACGCTCTCGCGGTCCGGGACAGTCGAGCGAGCGCTTGAGCTTGCCGGTCCCGAGGCCGTGCTGATCGCGGAATCCCGGCCCGGCGGCGAAGGCGTCGGGGTCGCCGAGTCGCTGGCCTCGAGCCACGACGTGACACTGACGAGCGATGCCGCTCTGCCCGGGCAGCTGGGTGCGTTCGAAGCCGACGCGGTTGTCGTCGGTGCCGACACGATTCTCCCCGATCGCGTGCTGAACAAGGTCGGCACGTACGGACTCGCGCTGGCAGCGGCCGCCCGGGATATCCCGGTGTACGTCGTCGCCAGCGCGGACAAGGTTACGCCCGACGACGAGATCGAGATCGAGCCGTCGCCCGCGACGCTGTACGACGGCGACGCCAATCTCACGCTCGCAAACCCGCTGTTCGAGGAAACGCCGATCGAACTGTGTGCTGAGATGTGCACTGAACGAGGCGCGCTCGATTCCGACGGCGTGGCCGAGGTCGCTACACGTCATCGGTCGCTGCGAGAGTGGTGA
- a CDS encoding endonuclease III domain-containing protein: MTDEPEENISGGATGGGRAATFETGDPATRAEAVVDRLGDLYWETTYGGQDAFETLVRTILSQNTTDTASQPAHDSLMERYGSGDLVENLAEADRKRLAETISSAGLYNQKSERIVAIAERVREIYGSETAFDEFVREGDVDAVRDSLLAYNGVGPKTADCVLLFSGGQDGVFPVDTHVHRIARRLGIAPPDADHETVRQHLEADVPDEKCGFGHTAMIQFGREYCTARKPACLDDPEACPMADLCDQVGVNPASGAAVDPAEAAESRDARSN, encoded by the coding sequence ATGACTGACGAACCGGAGGAGAACATCAGCGGCGGTGCGACGGGCGGCGGACGGGCCGCCACCTTCGAGACCGGCGACCCGGCGACGCGGGCTGAAGCTGTCGTGGACCGGCTCGGTGACCTGTACTGGGAGACGACCTACGGCGGTCAGGACGCCTTCGAGACGCTGGTCCGGACGATCCTCAGCCAGAACACGACTGACACGGCCAGCCAGCCCGCCCACGACAGCTTGATGGAGCGTTACGGGTCGGGCGATCTGGTGGAAAATCTGGCCGAGGCCGACCGAAAGCGGCTCGCGGAAACGATCTCCTCGGCCGGACTCTACAACCAGAAGTCCGAACGGATCGTCGCCATCGCCGAGCGAGTACGCGAGATCTACGGGAGCGAGACGGCCTTCGACGAGTTCGTGCGCGAGGGCGACGTCGACGCAGTCCGCGACTCGCTTCTGGCGTACAACGGCGTCGGGCCGAAGACCGCCGACTGCGTGCTCCTGTTCTCGGGCGGGCAGGACGGCGTGTTTCCCGTCGATACGCACGTCCACCGGATCGCCCGTCGGCTCGGTATCGCTCCGCCCGACGCCGACCACGAGACCGTCCGGCAACACCTCGAGGCGGACGTCCCCGACGAGAAGTGCGGCTTCGGCCATACCGCGATGATCCAGTTCGGGCGCGAGTACTGCACCGCGCGCAAGCCCGCGTGTCTGGACGACCCCGAGGCCTGCCCGATGGCCGATCTCTGCGATCAGGTCGGCGTCAACCCCGCGAGCGGTGCGGCCGTCGATCCCGCCGAGGCCGCAGAGTCACGCGACGCCCGTTCGAACTGA
- a CDS encoding DUF371 domain-containing protein, with the protein MDETVHAVGHENVTAAHESTFELTSDDYLTPAGDCILAIEADRVPAEFDDGFVSTCQSADATITATLEADGREATVTGRGHPDLTFESERSMVARTSEYVDDRTIMVDAEAAATDFDRELIDALADGAELTLTLSVEN; encoded by the coding sequence ATGGACGAAACGGTTCACGCGGTCGGCCACGAGAACGTCACGGCCGCCCACGAGAGCACCTTCGAGTTGACCAGCGACGACTACCTCACGCCGGCGGGCGACTGCATCCTCGCGATTGAGGCCGACCGCGTCCCCGCCGAGTTCGACGACGGGTTCGTGTCGACCTGCCAGTCGGCGGACGCGACGATCACCGCCACGCTCGAGGCCGACGGCCGCGAGGCGACCGTGACAGGCCGGGGCCATCCGGATCTGACCTTTGAGAGCGAACGATCGATGGTCGCCCGGACGAGCGAGTACGTCGACGATCGGACGATTATGGTCGACGCCGAGGCCGCAGCGACCGATTTCGACCGTGAGTTGATCGACGCGCTGGCTGACGGGGCCGAACTGACGCTGACGCTCTCGGTCGAGAACTGA
- a CDS encoding DUF7405 family protein, protein MTERGISRRSFAKAAVAIGGASALSACLDRGGSEPIPAGPDDLSTLPARQHAWNESLPTDDHGNVRTPYHHLLLYYDYDDTETTTPTEDDRETVEDALRSLERGYEHSSDGLVFTIGYSRRYFDRYDDSLPESVDLPRPEALAPFEDPEPDESDAIVHLASDRPEVLLAAEEALRGNRETVNDSEMRAALDDVLTFRERRTGFIGDGLPADRDDVDGVPEGSVPEDAPMYMGFKSGFRANQATEDRVTIQSGPFEGGTTQHVSKIHLHLEQWYEQDSRSQRVSKMFCPAHAEEDRVDGAGHNLGAASGASACPAHADSARESGVVGHAQKNAAAREDGSPIMLRRDFDSTDDDRAGLHFLALQREIGDFVETRAAMNGTDAAEESGAVGTRLNNGILEYMTVRRRGNYLLPPREKRAFPRPR, encoded by the coding sequence ATGACAGAGCGGGGAATCTCGCGGCGATCGTTCGCGAAGGCGGCCGTGGCGATCGGCGGCGCGAGCGCGCTGTCGGCGTGTCTGGACCGCGGCGGCTCCGAGCCGATCCCGGCCGGTCCCGACGACCTCTCGACGCTGCCCGCTCGCCAGCACGCCTGGAACGAGTCGCTGCCGACCGACGACCACGGCAACGTTCGGACGCCGTATCACCACCTGTTGCTGTACTACGACTACGACGACACCGAGACGACCACTCCCACAGAGGACGACCGCGAAACCGTCGAGGACGCCCTGCGAAGTCTGGAGCGAGGCTACGAGCACTCCAGCGACGGACTCGTTTTCACGATCGGCTACTCCCGTCGGTACTTCGACCGCTACGACGACTCGCTGCCCGAGAGCGTCGATTTGCCCCGGCCGGAAGCGCTCGCGCCGTTCGAGGACCCCGAACCGGACGAGTCGGACGCGATCGTCCACCTCGCGAGCGACCGGCCGGAAGTACTACTGGCGGCCGAAGAGGCGCTCCGGGGAAACCGCGAGACAGTAAACGACAGCGAGATGCGAGCCGCGCTCGATGACGTGTTGACGTTCCGGGAGCGACGGACCGGGTTCATCGGCGACGGGCTGCCCGCCGACCGCGACGACGTCGACGGAGTGCCGGAGGGATCAGTCCCCGAGGACGCGCCGATGTACATGGGGTTCAAGTCGGGCTTTCGCGCCAATCAGGCCACCGAAGACCGGGTGACGATCCAGTCCGGCCCCTTCGAGGGCGGAACGACCCAGCACGTCTCGAAGATCCACCTCCACCTCGAGCAATGGTACGAGCAGGACAGCCGCTCTCAGCGGGTGAGCAAGATGTTCTGTCCGGCCCACGCCGAGGAGGACCGCGTCGACGGCGCGGGTCACAACCTCGGGGCGGCGAGCGGTGCCAGCGCCTGTCCGGCCCACGCCGATTCCGCCCGCGAGAGCGGCGTCGTCGGCCACGCCCAGAAGAACGCCGCCGCCCGCGAGGACGGGAGCCCGATCATGCTCCGGCGCGACTTCGACTCGACCGACGACGACCGAGCCGGGCTACACTTCCTCGCGTTACAGCGCGAGATCGGCGATTTCGTCGAGACGCGGGCGGCCATGAACGGGACCGACGCCGCCGAGGAAAGCGGTGCCGTCGGGACCCGACTCAACAACGGAATTCTCGAGTACATGACCGTCCGGCGACGCGGCAACTACCTGTTGCCACCCCGGGAGAAGCGCGCGTTCCCCCGGCCGCGCTGA
- a CDS encoding sodium-dependent transporter, giving the protein MSNSSAGRETWATRIGFILAAVGSAVGLGNIWRFPFQVSQEGGAAFVIMYLAFVVLIGFPAMMVEFVVGRKTGLNAVGGIREFAGGRWKYLGGLFVFIGFVILSYYSVVGGWILRYVLGSATGGYMAQGTGEYFGQISVGMDALLAHAVFMLLVIGIVALGVKRGIEIAVKIMVPAIIAIFAVLAVYAFTLSGAGEAYSYYLSPDFGYLIDNWQSIVPAAAGQGFFTLSLGMGVMITYASYLSEDENLAIDGGTVVVFNTGISILTGLIVFPILFTAGVDPETSGAGAIFVSVAEALGDLQFGRLIGVLFFTTVAIAALSSAISLIEVVVSYAIDEFGIARERATVFIGTAIFLLGAPVTIDNVMVDLYDIFAAQILLVLGGILLVTAVAWIYADKAIDELSKGVTSFSGLDQVWLWIVRVPVLVVLVVSLYLGIDGFVEFLQGDFAEFLNSL; this is encoded by the coding sequence ATGAGTAATTCAAGCGCAGGACGCGAGACGTGGGCGACACGCATCGGATTCATCCTCGCGGCGGTCGGAAGCGCCGTGGGGCTCGGCAACATCTGGCGGTTTCCGTTTCAGGTCAGTCAGGAAGGCGGTGCAGCGTTCGTCATCATGTATCTCGCGTTCGTCGTGCTCATCGGGTTCCCGGCGATGATGGTCGAGTTCGTCGTCGGGCGCAAGACGGGGCTGAACGCCGTCGGTGGAATCCGGGAGTTCGCCGGCGGGCGGTGGAAATATCTCGGTGGACTGTTCGTGTTCATCGGGTTCGTGATCCTCTCGTATTACAGCGTCGTCGGTGGGTGGATCCTCCGGTACGTCCTCGGAAGCGCGACGGGCGGATACATGGCGCAGGGTACGGGCGAATACTTCGGCCAGATCTCGGTCGGGATGGACGCGTTGCTGGCCCACGCGGTGTTCATGCTGCTCGTGATCGGGATCGTCGCACTCGGCGTCAAGCGCGGGATCGAAATCGCCGTGAAGATCATGGTCCCCGCGATCATCGCTATCTTCGCCGTCCTCGCGGTCTATGCGTTCACCCTTTCGGGAGCCGGCGAGGCCTACAGTTATTACCTCTCTCCGGACTTCGGCTATCTGATCGACAACTGGCAGAGTATCGTCCCGGCCGCAGCCGGACAGGGCTTCTTCACGCTCTCGCTCGGGATGGGCGTGATGATCACCTACGCCTCCTATCTCTCCGAGGACGAGAACCTCGCGATCGACGGCGGGACCGTCGTCGTGTTCAATACCGGGATCTCGATCTTGACGGGCCTGATTGTCTTCCCGATCCTCTTTACCGCTGGCGTCGATCCGGAGACGTCCGGCGCAGGAGCGATCTTCGTGAGCGTCGCCGAGGCACTCGGTGACCTCCAGTTCGGCCGTCTCATTGGGGTCCTGTTTTTCACTACGGTTGCTATCGCTGCACTCTCCTCGGCGATCAGCCTGATTGAGGTCGTCGTCTCCTACGCGATTGACGAATTCGGAATCGCCCGCGAACGGGCAACTGTTTTCATCGGAACCGCGATCTTCCTCCTCGGCGCTCCCGTCACGATCGACAATGTCATGGTCGATCTGTACGACATTTTCGCCGCGCAGATCCTGCTGGTACTGGGTGGTATCCTGCTCGTTACCGCAGTCGCCTGGATCTATGCCGACAAGGCGATTGACGAACTCAGCAAAGGTGTCACATCGTTCTCCGGCCTCGATCAGGTCTGGCTGTGGATCGTCCGGGTCCCGGTCCTCGTCGTGCTCGTCGTCTCGTTGTACCTGGGCATCGACGGTTTCGTCGAGTTCCTCCAAGGGGACTTCGCCGAGTTCCTAAACTCGCTGTAA